The proteins below are encoded in one region of Phaeodactylum tricornutum CCAP 1055/1 chromosome 3, complete sequence:
- a CDS encoding predicted protein, with the protein MVSNSNTKGVNFASFVPHHNVPESDVEEATETAAKPPTHGVPEDGSEKMPHSVELVNAPTDRMKRLASAPTVCTLRDHFTLPIASSTVRYRQTQGAARVIQGGDAQYVLEETVNRNTEQREISIRRIHDTSEGVRFLRATYATVTAFWTGFLFVFCLQVLLFLVLDLAIEVGATSKQEANWGAAMGVIFSIIPFVYGLSSALVIAGAYIQDTFRGHPLIRNFTFRKLSPVAVEWIFFTFFLGAPIFILCCSLLSGSDSWWEITSLFWFASVLAFYVIFAGNVIWYELRACWEVTRNLRDDDNDDFWHVVYRSIRSRQRAVYSGRKSVTYLSMGSIRDAEFTDSLSTRKLQVDGTMVEKIGLRSKATEWKIWSDLGFYKELDQPERFFTIDDARDVRPYLTSYTWNLEKVFCRPRDSRYIAIVKGPGAVTRAQMKASFICSLLGTFLMFFVLFSALIYLELGGAFTTLILAAGVLVCYPSFVSTFRLYRATQRLVFARSQAKDSDESDDEEKEEDGMAASKGIFLVHEQYRINVATDRLCFLMFAIEVMLMLVWPLASLYSVGNWTLASLFVIVAGISGVRYYISAAVVLEETGHLDLVDGNTDEERWQNQSRLNEIVGNITVGRSRGAWMSVLGTFGFVVLALFVGAVGTNQETTAAVAGVGNTYLPSNEFVYQQKDSLRYPTCALTSAAVDQTPLNTMADYTFLAGLAYSGDQVASEAIAQWFSEGAILQDTVVAEYRNRTGVSSAVSFKLFTFPSSADFAIVSIRGTQNNWDMLTDAQLWSSAALMQFLRELLPFGEIWTPIMDSLINIITSIESESIERVSFYKDTTRFVQFLQNQSDVYSGVAVTGHSLGGGLSIITGAIAGVPAVALSGPNAMLSRKSFDPQVSAEQLNSKTFNIIPERDVVPMIDDPAQNYQSIRCEADFADFIGCHDSTRSLCEILYTCGNDNRPIPCECHTLYNYPQPIQTAASNRTFAEACGLAEA; encoded by the exons CGCCGCGAGAGTAATCCAGGGCGGGGATGCACAGTACGTGCTGGAAGAAACCGTCAACAGGAATACCGAACAGCGGGAGATATCAATTCGTCGTATTCACGATACTTCGGAAGGGGTGCGATTTTTGCGGGCTACCTATGCTACTGTTACGGCCTTTTGGACGGGCTTTCTCTTTGTCTTTTGTCTGCAAGTCCTATTGTTCCTTGTGCTGGATCTGGCAATTGAGGTGGGAGCGACATCCAAACAGGAAGCCAATTGGGGAGCCGCAATGGGAGTTATTTTCAGTATCATTCCTTTTGTCTATGGTTTGTCTTCGGCGTTGGTGATTGCTGGGGCCTACATCCAAGACACATTTCGGGGACACCCCTTGATTCGCAACTTTACTTTTCGCAAACTCAGTCCGGTGGCAGTGGAATGGATTTTCTTTACCTTCTTTTTAGGTGCTCCAATTTTCATTCTGTGCTGCAGCCTTCTCAGTGGCTCGGACAGCTGGTGGGAGATTACCTCATTGTTCTGGTTTGCCTCTGTCTTGGCGTTTTACGTCATTTTCGCAGGCAACGTCATTTGGTACGAACTACGAGCCTGTTGGGAAGTGACCAGGAATTtgcgtgacgacgacaacgatgactTTTGGCACGTTGTGTATCGTAGTATCCGTTCGCGACAACGAGCTGTCTACAGCGGTCGCAAAAGTGTCACGTACTTGAGCATGGGATCAATTCGAGACGCGGAGTTTACCGATTCCTTGTCAACCCGTAAGTTGCAAGTGGATGGAACCATGGTGGAAAAAATTGGCCTTCGAAGCAAGGCTACGGAATGGAAAATCTGGTCTGACTTGGGCTTCTACAAGGAACTCGACCAACCGGAACGCTTTTTTACCATAGACGATGCGCGTGATGTGCGTCCATACTTAACGTCGTATACATGGAATCTCGAAAAGGTGTTTTGCCGCCCCAGAGACTCTCGTTacattgccattgtcaaggGTCCTGGAGCCGTAACCCGCGCACAGATGAAGGCGTCTTTTATTTGCTCTCTCTTGGGAACATTTCTCATGTTCTTCGTGCTATTTTCGGCCTTGATTTATTTGGAACTGGGCGGCGCTTTTACAACCTTGATTTTAGCCGCTGGTGTGCTTGTCTGTTACCCGAGTTTCGTTTCGACGTTCCGACTCTACCGTGCGACTCAGCGGCTCGTCTTTGCGCGATCACAAGCCAAGGACTCTGACGAATCGGACGAtgaagagaaagaagaggaTGGCATGGCGGCGAGCAAGGGTATTTTTCTCGTCCATGAACAGTATCGCATCAATGTTGCCACGGACCGTCTCTGCTTTCTCATGTTTGCCATCGAAGTTATGCTGATGCTCGTTTGGCCACTGGCGTCACTTTATAGTGTAGGCAACTGGACTTTGGCATCTCTGTTTGTAATTGTTGCCGGTATTTCGGGAGTCCGGTACTATATCAGCGCGGCTGTTGTGTTGGAAGAAACGGGTCACCTCGATTTGGTAGACGGGAATACCGACGAAGAACGCTGGCAAAATCAATCACGACTGAACGAAATTGTTGGAAACATTACAGTAGGACGTTCGCGGGGTGCGTGGATGTCTGTATTGGGAACCTTTGGTTTTGTTGTCTTGGCGCTTTTTGTTGGTGCCGTCGGTACAAACCAAGAAACCACGGCCGCCGTTGCTGGCGTCGGCAATACATACTTGCCCAGCAACGAATTTGTCTATCAGCAAAAGGACTCTTTGCGGTACCCGACTTGTGCTTTGACAAGCGCTGctgttgatcaaactccGTTGAACACCATG GCGGACTACACATTCTTGGCAGGTCTCGCTTACAGCGGTGACCAGGTTGCTTCCGAAGCTATCGCGCAGTGGTTCAGTGAGGGGGCGATCTTGCAAGACACTGTCGTCGCAGAATACCGAAATAGGACTGGTGTTTCGTCGGCCGTGTCCTTCAAGCTATTCACCTTCCCTAGCTCAGCTGACTTTGCTATTGTTTCCATTCGAGGGACGCAAAACAACTGGGATATGCTCACGGATGCACAATTATGGAGCTCAGCAGCTTTGATGCAATTTCTTCGAGAATTACTCCCTTTCGGAGAG ATATGGACACCAATTATGGACAGTCTCATCAATATTATTACAAGTATTGAGAGCGAAAGTATCGAAAGAGTATCGTTCTACAAGGATACGACACGGTTCGTCCAATTTTTACAGAACCAATCGGACGTTTATAGTGGTGTAGCCGTAACTGGTCACTCCCTTGGCGGCGGTCTGTCAATCATCACGGGTGCCATTGCTGGTGTACCGGCAGTAGCCCTGTCAGGCCCAAACGCCATGCTTTCTCGCAAATCATTTGATCCTCAAGTCTCTGCTGAACAGTTAAACAGCAAAACGTTCAACATAATTCCGGAACGTGATGTTGTACCGATGATTGACGATCCTGCCCAAAACTACCAGTCGATTCGCTGTGAAGCAGATTTTGCAGACTTTATCGGGTGCCACGATTCCACCCGATCCCTCTGCGAAATTCTCTACACTTGTGGCAATGACAATCGACCAATTCCTTGTGAATGCCATACCTTGTACAACTACCCGCAGCCGATCCAAACGGCTGCAAGCAACCGCACCTTTGCCGAAGCCTGCGGCCTTGCAGAGGCGTAG